One Nitrospirota bacterium DNA segment encodes these proteins:
- the prfA gene encoding peptide chain release factor 1, translating into MAGTDIAESGMAALLPKWEGVVRRYEELTRQLTDPSVLSQPPLIHRLNKERTEIEELAQLFEVYQGLLKQLAEASQLLQDSGTDQELQRLAADEVRSLKERRREVEERAKELLVPKDPRDDKNTFVEIRAGTGGDEAALFAGDLFRMYVKYAERKRLRVEVMEASETGIGGYKEIVLLVEGKGAYSHFKHESGVHRVQRIPATEASGRIHTSTVTVAVMPEVDEVDVQIDPKDLKIDTFCSSGPGGQGVNTTYSAVRITHVPTGVVVSCQDERSQLKNRNKAMRTLRARIVEAERAKQEAEIAQSRKAQVGTGERSEKVRTYNFPQNRVTDHRVGLTLHKLDQVLAGDLDEIVEALRADQAKALAMEA; encoded by the coding sequence ATGGCGGGGACGGACATCGCTGAATCAGGCATGGCGGCGCTGCTCCCCAAGTGGGAGGGCGTCGTCCGGCGCTACGAGGAGTTGACCCGTCAGCTCACGGACCCGTCCGTCCTCAGCCAGCCGCCCCTCATCCACAGGCTCAACAAGGAGCGGACCGAGATCGAGGAGCTGGCCCAGCTTTTCGAGGTCTACCAGGGACTGCTCAAGCAACTGGCCGAGGCGTCCCAGTTGCTCCAGGACTCCGGGACGGACCAGGAACTGCAGCGGCTGGCGGCGGACGAGGTGCGCAGCCTGAAGGAGCGCCGGCGGGAAGTCGAGGAGCGGGCCAAGGAGCTGCTCGTCCCGAAGGACCCGCGCGACGACAAGAACACGTTCGTGGAGATCCGGGCCGGGACGGGCGGGGACGAGGCCGCCCTCTTCGCCGGGGACCTCTTCCGGATGTACGTGAAGTACGCCGAGCGGAAGCGTCTGCGGGTCGAGGTGATGGAAGCGAGCGAGACCGGCATCGGCGGCTACAAAGAAATCGTCCTGCTGGTCGAGGGCAAGGGCGCCTACAGCCACTTCAAGCACGAGAGCGGCGTGCACCGGGTGCAGCGCATCCCGGCCACCGAGGCCAGCGGGCGCATCCACACCTCCACCGTGACCGTGGCGGTCATGCCTGAGGTGGACGAGGTGGACGTGCAGATCGACCCCAAGGACCTCAAGATCGACACCTTCTGCTCGTCCGGGCCGGGGGGCCAGGGGGTGAACACGACCTATTCGGCGGTGCGGATCACCCACGTTCCCACGGGGGTGGTCGTGAGCTGCCAGGACGAGCGGTCCCAGCTGAAGAACCGGAACAAGGCCATGCGTACGCTGCGGGCGCGGATCGTGGAAGCGGAACGGGCGAAGCAGGAGGCGGAGATCGCCCAGAGCCGGAAGGCGCAGGTGGGTACCGGCGAACGGAGCGAGAAGGTCCGCACCTACAACTTCCCGCAGAACCGCGTGACCGACCACCGGGTCGGGCTCACGCTGCACAAGCTGGATCAGGTGTTGGCCGGCGATCTGGACGAGATCGTGGAGGCGCTGCGCGCGGACCAGGCCAAGGCCCTGGCGATGGAGGCGTGA
- the hisD gene encoding histidinol dehydrogenase, with translation MKVISSRDRAFKTMVKKAAARSTPQGGAVENSVKTILKAVERGGDRAVLRYAKKFERVSLKPAEIRISPEQVKEAYYQIRKEEGDALRYAAQRIMAFHERQKTKTWMYQDNGATLGQMVMPLDSVGIYVPGGKAAYPSSVLMCAIPAKVAGVKRVVMCTPVTKSGISPYLLVAADVAGVDEIYRIGGVQAIGAMAYGTKTIARVDKIVGPGNVYVAAAKRLVYGTVDIDMIAGPSELLVLADETANPAQVAADLLCEAEHDEEAKVYLVTTSDRLAREVVRHAAEQVKRLTRGKIVAKSLARHAAAFVVGGMEEAIELANELAPEHLELAVDRPFDYLEKVRHAGALFLGRYTPPAVADYVAGPNHVLPTGGTARFFSALSLDDYVKKSNIISYNREELARVKDHIARIAHMEGLDAHAKSVESRHA, from the coding sequence ATGAAGGTCATCTCGAGCAGGGACCGGGCGTTCAAGACGATGGTCAAGAAGGCCGCCGCGCGCTCCACGCCCCAGGGCGGCGCGGTGGAGAACTCCGTCAAGACGATCCTCAAGGCCGTGGAGCGGGGCGGGGATCGGGCCGTCCTCCGCTACGCGAAGAAGTTCGAGCGGGTGTCCCTCAAGCCGGCCGAGATCCGGATCAGCCCCGAGCAGGTCAAGGAGGCCTACTACCAGATCCGCAAGGAGGAGGGGGACGCGCTGCGCTACGCGGCCCAGCGGATCATGGCGTTTCACGAGCGGCAGAAGACCAAGACCTGGATGTACCAGGACAACGGCGCGACGCTGGGGCAGATGGTGATGCCGCTCGATTCGGTGGGGATCTACGTGCCGGGCGGCAAGGCCGCCTATCCCTCCAGCGTGCTCATGTGCGCGATCCCCGCCAAGGTGGCCGGGGTCAAGCGGGTGGTCATGTGCACGCCGGTGACGAAGAGCGGCATCAGCCCCTACCTGCTCGTGGCGGCGGACGTCGCGGGCGTGGACGAGATCTACCGGATCGGCGGCGTGCAGGCCATCGGGGCCATGGCTTACGGGACCAAGACGATCGCGCGGGTGGACAAGATCGTCGGCCCCGGCAACGTCTACGTGGCCGCGGCCAAGCGCCTCGTGTACGGGACCGTGGACATCGACATGATCGCGGGGCCCAGCGAATTGCTGGTGCTGGCCGACGAGACCGCCAACCCGGCCCAGGTCGCGGCCGACCTCCTCTGCGAGGCGGAGCACGACGAGGAGGCCAAGGTCTACCTGGTGACGACCTCGGACCGGCTGGCCAGGGAGGTCGTCCGCCACGCGGCGGAGCAGGTCAAGCGGCTCACGCGCGGCAAGATCGTCGCCAAGTCGCTCGCCCGGCACGCGGCGGCCTTCGTGGTCGGCGGCATGGAGGAGGCCATCGAGCTGGCCAACGAGCTCGCCCCGGAACATTTGGAGCTGGCCGTGGACCGGCCCTTCGACTATCTGGAGAAGGTCCGGCACGCCGGGGCCCTGTTCCTGGGCCGGTACACGCCGCCGGCGGTCGCGGACTACGTGGCCGGCCCCAACCACGTCCTGCCGACGGGCGGGACGGCGCGGTTCTTCTCGGCCCTCTCGCTGGACGATTACGTGAAGAAGAGCAACATCATTTCGTACAACCGGGAGGAGCTGGCCAGGGTCAAGGATCACATCGCGCGCATCGCCCACATGGAGGGGCTCGACGCGCACGCCAAATCGGTGGAGAGCCGGCACGCATGA
- the rho gene encoding transcription termination factor Rho → MYLAELKQKSIADLNEVARELKIEGAANLRKQELIFAILQAQTEKNGVIFGEGVLETLPDGFGFLRAPDSNYLPGPDDIYISPSQIRRFNLRTGDIVSGQIRPPKESERYFALLKVEKVNLEDPEVARDKILFDNLTPLYPEERINLEFDQEEYCTRVMDLITPIGKGQRGLIVAAPRTGKTMMLQAIARAILKNHSEIVLIVLLIDERPEEVTDWQRQVKAAEVISSTFDEPAQRHAQVAEMVLEKAKRLVEHKRDVVILLDSITRLARAYNTIAPPSGKVLSGGLDSNALQRPKRFFGAARNIENGGSLTIMATALVDTGSRMDDVIFEEFKGTGNMEVHLDRRLADKRIFPAIDISLSGTRKEELLVDRDRLNKMWILRKVLSPLGTVEAMEFLMDKIGGTKTNQEFLQSMNR, encoded by the coding sequence ATGTATCTTGCCGAGTTGAAGCAGAAGAGCATTGCGGATCTGAACGAGGTGGCGCGCGAGCTGAAGATCGAGGGGGCGGCCAACCTGCGCAAGCAGGAGCTGATCTTCGCGATCCTCCAGGCTCAGACGGAGAAGAACGGCGTCATCTTCGGCGAAGGGGTGCTGGAGACCCTGCCCGACGGGTTCGGGTTCCTGCGTGCCCCGGACTCGAACTACCTGCCGGGTCCGGACGACATCTACATTTCGCCCTCGCAGATCCGGCGGTTCAACCTGCGGACCGGCGACATCGTGTCGGGCCAGATCCGTCCTCCGAAGGAGAGCGAGCGATACTTCGCGCTGCTCAAGGTCGAGAAGGTCAACCTTGAGGACCCCGAAGTCGCCCGCGACAAGATCCTCTTCGACAACCTCACGCCGTTGTACCCGGAGGAGCGGATCAACCTGGAGTTCGACCAGGAGGAATATTGCACGCGGGTCATGGACCTGATCACCCCGATCGGCAAGGGACAGCGGGGACTCATCGTGGCGGCCCCTCGCACCGGCAAGACCATGATGCTGCAGGCCATCGCGCGGGCCATCCTCAAGAACCATTCCGAGATCGTGCTGATCGTGCTCCTCATCGACGAGCGGCCGGAGGAGGTGACCGACTGGCAGCGGCAGGTCAAGGCGGCCGAGGTCATCAGCTCCACGTTCGACGAGCCGGCCCAGCGCCACGCGCAGGTGGCCGAGATGGTCCTGGAGAAGGCCAAGCGGCTCGTCGAGCACAAACGCGACGTCGTGATCCTGCTGGACAGCATCACGCGGCTGGCCCGGGCGTACAACACGATCGCCCCCCCGAGTGGCAAGGTCCTCTCCGGCGGGTTGGACTCCAACGCGCTCCAGCGGCCGAAGCGGTTCTTCGGCGCGGCCCGCAACATCGAGAACGGCGGGAGCCTGACGATCATGGCCACGGCGCTCGTGGACACCGGCAGCCGCATGGACGACGTGATCTTCGAGGAGTTCAAGGGGACCGGCAACATGGAGGTGCACCTGGATCGCCGGCTGGCCGACAAGCGGATCTTCCCCGCCATCGACATCAGCCTGTCCGGAACCCGCAAGGAGGAGCTGCTGGTGGACCGGGACCGGCTGAACAAGATGTGGATCCTGCGGAAGGTCCTGAGCCCCCTCGGCACCGTGGAGGCGATGGAGTTCCTGATGGACAAGATCGGGGGAACCAAGACCAACCAGGAGTTCCTCCAGTCCATGAACCGGTAG
- the prmC gene encoding peptide chain release factor N(5)-glutamine methyltransferase, whose protein sequence is MEALASSTRDTTLADLLRRGRALLAEAGIEQADREAGWLVEGALGLSRLTLHLEGPRLVSPEEQRLASERFARRAAREPLQYVLGTQEFCGREFEVGPAVLIPRPETEGLVEEARRRCAEVPQPLVADVGTGSGCIAVALAHALTQAVLYATDVSEAALETARRNVRRHGVGERVRLLAGDLCEPLRRLGLGGRLHAIVSNPPYVPTAELASLQPEVRDHEPRLALDGGPDGLAFHRTLLREAPELLVPGGWLLLEVGQGQADLIRETARELDGYGEPHIAKDAAGIERIVSLRKRDG, encoded by the coding sequence ATGGAGGCCCTGGCTTCGTCCACCCGGGACACCACCCTTGCGGATCTGCTCCGGCGGGGACGAGCCCTGCTGGCCGAAGCCGGGATCGAGCAGGCGGACCGGGAGGCGGGCTGGCTCGTGGAGGGGGCGCTGGGGCTCTCCCGGCTCACGCTCCACCTCGAGGGGCCCCGTCTTGTCTCCCCGGAGGAGCAGCGGCTGGCCTCCGAGCGTTTTGCGCGGCGCGCCGCGCGGGAACCGCTCCAGTACGTCCTCGGCACGCAGGAGTTTTGCGGTCGCGAGTTCGAGGTGGGGCCGGCGGTCCTGATCCCGCGGCCGGAGACGGAGGGGCTGGTCGAGGAAGCGCGCCGGCGGTGCGCGGAAGTCCCGCAGCCGCTCGTCGCGGACGTCGGCACGGGGTCTGGCTGCATCGCGGTGGCCCTCGCGCACGCGCTTACCCAGGCCGTCCTGTACGCGACCGACGTCTCCGAAGCGGCCCTCGAGACGGCCAGGCGGAACGTCCGGCGGCACGGGGTCGGCGAGCGGGTACGGCTGCTGGCCGGCGATCTGTGCGAGCCGCTGCGCCGGCTGGGCCTGGGCGGGAGGCTGCACGCGATCGTCTCGAACCCGCCCTATGTCCCGACCGCCGAGCTGGCTTCGTTGCAGCCGGAGGTGCGGGACCATGAGCCGAGGCTGGCGCTGGACGGAGGGCCGGACGGGTTGGCCTTCCACCGGACGCTCCTCCGGGAGGCGCCGGAGCTGTTGGTTCCGGGGGGATGGCTGCTGCTGGAAGTGGGCCAGGGGCAGGCCGATTTGATCCGCGAGACGGCCAGGGAGCTGGACGGCTACGGGGAACCTCACATCGCGAAGGACGCGGCCGGCATCGAACGGATTGTCTCCCTCAGAAAACGTGATGGGTGA
- the hisG gene encoding ATP phosphoribosyltransferase: MITVALSKGKLLAPTLELFRRAGIATDGLSAESRRLVFPCPEADLTLLIVRPSDIPTYVEYGAADAGVVGKDVLLEQERDVYEPLDLKIGYCRLSVAAPRGQEQRDRLSSKIRVATKYPHVTEGYFNRKGVPVEIIKLYGSIELSPIVGLAERIVDLVSSGKTLKAHNLVETDVIAESTARLIVNRASLKMKHGGLTDLIARLKRARPKRVR; the protein is encoded by the coding sequence ATGATCACGGTCGCGCTGTCGAAGGGCAAGCTGCTCGCGCCCACGCTGGAGCTGTTCCGGCGGGCCGGCATCGCCACGGACGGGCTGTCGGCCGAGAGCCGCCGCCTGGTCTTCCCCTGCCCCGAGGCGGACCTGACCCTGCTGATCGTCCGGCCGAGCGACATCCCGACCTACGTAGAGTACGGGGCGGCCGACGCGGGGGTGGTGGGGAAGGACGTGCTGCTGGAGCAGGAGCGGGACGTGTACGAGCCGCTGGACCTGAAGATCGGTTATTGCCGCCTGTCGGTCGCGGCGCCGCGCGGGCAGGAGCAGCGGGACCGCCTGTCGTCCAAGATCCGGGTGGCGACCAAGTATCCGCACGTCACCGAGGGGTACTTCAACCGCAAGGGCGTGCCGGTCGAGATCATCAAACTGTACGGGTCCATCGAGCTCTCGCCGATCGTGGGGCTGGCGGAGCGGATCGTGGACCTGGTCTCCAGCGGCAAGACCCTGAAGGCCCACAACCTGGTGGAGACGGACGTGATCGCCGAGTCCACGGCGCGCTTGATCGTGAACCGCGCCAGCCTCAAAATGAAGCACGGGGGCCTCACGGATCTGATCGCCAGGCTGAAGCGGGCCAGACCGAAGCGCGTCCGGTGA
- the murA gene encoding UDP-N-acetylglucosamine 1-carboxyvinyltransferase, which yields MDRIIITGGKRLDGSVRVSGAKNAALPILASTILGGGDCLLTNVPRVVDVTTMGKLLGILGASVKAEGSRMAVNAERLHSTEAPYELVKTMRASVLVLGPLLARWGEATVSLPGGCAIGTRPVNLHLAGFAKMGAEIAIEHGYIHAKAKRLRGARIYLDIPTVTGTENLLMAACLAEGTTVIENAAREPEIGDLASFLVKRGARIVGAGTDLITVEGVPRLSAADHEVVPDRIETGTFLTAGAIAGGDICVEGCRPRHLEAVLVKLREVGAEAIEGKESVRLKAPRRPRGVDVKTFAYPGFATDMQAQFMALMCVAEGTSVITETVFESRFMHVPEFRRMGADIKVEGSHAVVNGVQKLAGAPVMASDLRASAGLIVAGLAAEGETVVSRVYHLDRGYERIEEKLGGLGADIRRVKGGVVEARAES from the coding sequence ATGGATCGAATCATCATCACAGGGGGCAAGCGGCTGGATGGGAGCGTCCGGGTCAGCGGGGCCAAGAACGCCGCCCTGCCGATCCTCGCCTCCACGATCCTGGGCGGCGGGGACTGTCTGCTCACGAACGTGCCGCGCGTCGTGGACGTGACGACCATGGGCAAGCTGCTCGGCATCTTGGGCGCCTCGGTCAAGGCCGAAGGGAGCCGGATGGCCGTCAATGCGGAGCGGCTGCACTCGACCGAAGCCCCCTATGAGCTGGTCAAGACCATGAGGGCCTCGGTGCTGGTGCTGGGGCCGCTGCTCGCACGCTGGGGAGAGGCGACGGTTTCCCTGCCGGGCGGGTGCGCGATCGGGACCAGGCCGGTGAACCTGCACCTGGCCGGCTTCGCCAAGATGGGCGCCGAGATCGCGATCGAGCACGGGTACATCCACGCGAAGGCCAAGCGTCTGCGCGGGGCGCGCATCTACCTGGACATCCCGACCGTCACCGGCACCGAGAACCTGTTGATGGCCGCCTGCCTGGCCGAGGGGACCACGGTGATCGAAAACGCGGCGAGGGAGCCGGAGATCGGCGACCTGGCCTCGTTCCTCGTCAAGCGGGGCGCCAGGATTGTCGGGGCCGGGACCGACCTCATCACGGTGGAGGGGGTGCCCCGCCTGTCCGCGGCCGACCACGAGGTCGTCCCGGACCGGATCGAGACCGGGACCTTCCTCACGGCCGGCGCGATCGCCGGCGGGGACATCTGCGTCGAGGGCTGCCGGCCGCGGCACCTGGAGGCGGTGCTCGTGAAGCTGCGCGAGGTCGGGGCCGAAGCGATCGAGGGCAAGGAGAGCGTGCGGCTGAAGGCCCCCCGACGGCCGAGGGGGGTGGACGTCAAGACCTTCGCCTACCCGGGCTTCGCGACGGACATGCAGGCGCAGTTCATGGCGCTCATGTGCGTGGCCGAGGGGACGAGCGTCATCACGGAGACGGTGTTCGAGAGCCGGTTCATGCACGTGCCCGAGTTCCGGCGCATGGGGGCCGACATCAAGGTGGAGGGGAGCCACGCGGTGGTCAACGGGGTCCAGAAGCTGGCCGGCGCGCCGGTCATGGCCTCGGACCTCCGGGCCAGCGCGGGCCTCATCGTGGCGGGGCTGGCGGCGGAGGGGGAGACCGTGGTGTCGCGGGTCTATCACCTGGATCGGGGCTACGAGCGGATCGAGGAGAAGCTCGGCGGGCTGGGGGCCGACATCCGCCGGGTGAAGGGAGGGGTCGTGGAGGCTCGCGCCGAGTCATGA
- the rpmE gene encoding 50S ribosomal protein L31: MKSGIHPEYVEATVSCACGARFKTRSTVGDLKVDICSHCHPFFTGTQKIVDTEGRVERFKKKYTAKKK; the protein is encoded by the coding sequence ATGAAGAGCGGCATTCATCCGGAGTACGTCGAGGCCACCGTCAGTTGCGCCTGCGGGGCCCGGTTCAAGACCCGTTCGACCGTGGGAGACCTCAAGGTGGACATCTGCTCGCACTGTCACCCGTTCTTCACGGGGACGCAGAAGATCGTGGACACCGAAGGGCGTGTGGAACGGTTCAAAAAGAAGTACACGGCCAAGAAGAAGTAG
- the hisB gene encoding imidazoleglycerol-phosphate dehydratase HisB encodes MKKSAGANRRVAIERNTTETRIKVELALDGSGRGRIRTTIPFLDHMLALLAKHGFFDLTVKAKGDTEIDDHHTVEDVGIVLGDAIRQALGSKEGIRRFGWAAVPLDETLAQVTVDLSGRPYLVYNVQLPHRRIKSFDLYLFEDFFQALVTHAAMNLHVNVLYGRNPHHILEAVFKALAKALDQATSVDERVKGVLSTKGKLT; translated from the coding sequence ATGAAAAAGAGCGCAGGAGCCAACCGGCGGGTCGCGATCGAGCGCAACACGACCGAAACGCGGATCAAGGTGGAGCTGGCCCTGGACGGGAGCGGCCGCGGGCGGATCCGGACGACGATCCCGTTCCTGGACCACATGCTCGCCCTGCTCGCGAAGCACGGGTTCTTCGACCTGACCGTGAAGGCCAAGGGCGACACGGAGATCGACGACCACCACACGGTGGAAGACGTCGGGATCGTGCTCGGGGACGCGATCCGGCAGGCGCTTGGGTCGAAGGAGGGGATCCGCCGGTTCGGCTGGGCGGCGGTGCCGCTGGACGAGACCCTGGCCCAGGTGACCGTGGACCTGAGCGGCCGGCCCTACCTGGTCTACAACGTGCAACTGCCCCATCGCCGCATCAAGTCGTTCGACCTGTACCTGTTCGAGGACTTCTTCCAGGCCCTGGTCACGCACGCGGCGATGAACCTGCACGTCAACGTCCTCTACGGCCGCAATCCCCACCACATCCTGGAGGCCGTGTTCAAGGCGCTGGCCAAGGCCCTGGACCAGGCGACGTCCGTGGACGAGCGGGTCAAGGGGGTCCTGTCCACGAAAGGCAAATTGACGTGA